CCCGCGAATGTCGCCCAATTGCGGGAAGTCCCGCTGCAGAATGCGCAGGTGCTCGCTCAGGCGCTCGCCCATGGCGGCAGCGTGCTCGCAGACCTTGTGTTCGGTCAGGTAACGCATCACCGCAGAACCCGCCGCCATGGCCATCTGATTACCGCGGAAAGTCCCGGCATGAGCGCCCGGCAGCCAGGTGTCGAGCCAGTCGCGGTAAACCACGACGGCGAGCGGCAGACTGCCGCCGATGGCTTTGGACATGACCACCACGTCCGGAATGATCCCCGCGTGCTCGAAGGCGAACATCTTGCCGGTGCGAGCGAAACCGCTCTGGATTTCATCGACGATCAGCGCCACGCCGGCCTGTTCGGTGATGCGCCGCAGGCCGCGCAGCCAATCGAGATCGGCCGGGATCACTCCGCCCTCGCCCTGCACCGCTTCGACGATCACCGCCGCCGGCAATTGCACGCCGGCCTCTGGATCATTGAGCAGGTTTTCCAGGTAGCTCAGGTTGACCTTCACCCCTTGCGCACCGCCGAGGCCGAACGGGCAGCGGTAATCGTAGGGATACGGCATGAACTGCACGCCGTTGCTGAGCAAGGCGCCCAACGGCTTTTTCGGCCCCAGGCTGCCCATCAGGCTCAGCGCGCCCTGGCTCATGCCGTGATAACCGCCCTGGAATGACAACACGGTGCTGCGTCCGGTGGCGGTGCGCACCAGTTTCAGCGCGGCTTCCACCGCGTCGGTGCCGGTGGGGCCGCAGAACTGGATCTTGGCTTCAGC
This region of Pseudomonas mandelii genomic DNA includes:
- a CDS encoding aspartate aminotransferase family protein, whose protein sequence is MSVATSLMEDQSARIAPAPVETLYQFNESPLLARQNQQESNARSYPRRIPLALKRAKGIYVEDVEGRRFIDCLAGAGTLALGHNHAVVIEAIQQVLSDELPLHTLDLTTPVKDQFVQDLFGLLPAALAAEAKIQFCGPTGTDAVEAALKLVRTATGRSTVLSFQGGYHGMSQGALSLMGSLGPKKPLGALLSNGVQFMPYPYDYRCPFGLGGAQGVKVNLSYLENLLNDPEAGVQLPAAVIVEAVQGEGGVIPADLDWLRGLRRITEQAGVALIVDEIQSGFARTGKMFAFEHAGIIPDVVVMSKAIGGSLPLAVVVYRDWLDTWLPGAHAGTFRGNQMAMAAGSAVMRYLTEHKVCEHAAAMGERLSEHLRILQRDFPQLGDIRGRGLMLGVELVDPTGAPDALGHPPIFGRLAPLVQRECLKRGLILELGGRHGGVVRFLPPLVITSAEIDRVAEIFGRAMASATASL